A window of Apium graveolens cultivar Ventura chromosome 8, ASM990537v1, whole genome shotgun sequence contains these coding sequences:
- the LOC141679549 gene encoding uncharacterized protein LOC141679549, with protein sequence MQIALNARNKFVIVNGSYTKPASSESPLYAQWERVNDMIITWILNCVADDISDGLNYVTTASEVWNELSERFSSVNGHRIFQILKDTHSLDQGNKSVEVYFHKLKSLWDEYSVLEPAVTSVCGAHKFLLERDQKRKLLQFLMGLHDSHANVRSQILLMNPLPTVSHAFAYVKQDERARQGYSVAEISPFANSANVTQDFSSSTGGFKKPVFIKSQSSQSVHISGKASVKCSYCNFNGHIREQCYKLVGYPPNWKKKDKTSSVTQFRNFPKANLASVDQNVSSSTPMSSNTQIDQLQK encoded by the coding sequence ATGCAAATTGCACTAAATGCTAGGAATAAGTTTGTGATTGTTAATGGATCGTATACGAAACCTGCTAGTTCTGAATCTCCGTTGTATGCTCAATGGGAAAGGGTTAATGATATGATCATTACGTGGATCTTGAATTGTGTAGCCGATGATATTAGTGATGGTCTCAATTACGTTACAACTGCTAGTGAGGTTTGGAATGAACTTTCAGAGAGATTTTCTAGTGTCAATGGACACaggatttttcagattttaaaggatACTCACAGTTTAGATCAAGGAAATAAATCTGTAGAGGTTTATTTTCACAAACTTAAAAGTTTGTGGGATGAATATTCAGTTCTTGAACCTGCTGTTACCTCTGTGTGTGGTGCTCATAAGTTTTTGCTTGAAAGAGACCAGAAGAGGAAATTGTTGCAATTTTTGATGGGATTACATGATAGTCATGCCAATGTTAGGAGTCAGATTCTATTGATGAATCCTTTACCCACAGTTTCACATGCGTTTGCATATGTCAAACAAGATGAGAGAGCGAGGCAGGGTTACTCTGTTGCTGAAATAAGTCCTTTTGCTAATTCTGCTAATGTCACTCAAGATTTTTCTTCATCTACTGGTGGTTTTAAGAAACCTGTTTTTATCAAATCTCAGTCTTCTCAGTCTGTCCACATTTCTGGAAAAGCATCTGTtaaatgttcttattgcaatTTCAATGGTCATATCAGGGAACAGTGTTACAAGTTAGTTGGTTATCCTCCTAACTGGAAGAAGAAGGACAAGACTTCCTCTGTCACTCAGTTTCGAAATTTTCCAAAGGCTAATTTGGCGTCTGTTGATCAGAATGTGTCTTCTTCTACACCTATGTCTTCAAATACTCAGATTGATCAATTGCAGAAGTAA
- the LOC141676983 gene encoding G-type lectin S-receptor-like serine/threonine-protein kinase At4g27290, translating into MKSISIISLFLTLIFSILVVTVIAVDTITVNQTIRGHRTIESAGGVFTLGLFGSGSSHKRYLGIWYTKIVKRTVVWVANRETALLDTSGVLRLDANGSLVLSDGTNKVAWGTGPFICTINPVAQLLDNGNLVVRYENDSNPENFLWQSFDYPTDNILPGSKIGRDMEKGLNRYLTSWRSSDDPSPGKYKFRVNTDGYPQLLVWKSSSVKVRFGPWDGIQFSGVVLNIPELSFAANFVFNPKEIYASFKVDNNSTLMRMMLTPNGAIQVLRWMDHTHSWKLYMTEPLDACGNYALCGAYGSCNITQSRLGLGACGCLKGFKPKFTERWKLGDWADGCVRKTQLNCGNGDGFVKYTGVKFPDARHSWFNRSMTLKECENVCLKNCSCTAYSNIDIRQGGIGCLLWVDELVDIRDYGAKGLDLYVRVAAADLEESKSPWQKVIAIPIVVILPVFVGVVICLFIRRSLKKRKLRRKAILRIIPESDAKYGKEEDDMELPTLDLIKIVDATNSFSQNNKIGEGSFGLVYKGILDDGQEIAVKRLSKDSRQGLGEFKNEVSYIAKLQHRNLVRLLGCCIEEGEMLLIYEYMPNNSLGSLLFDRMLSKSLQWPQRYNIINGIARGLLYLHQDSRIRVIHRDLKAGNILLDNEMNPKISDFGMARSFVGSERIANTTKVVGTFGYMSPEYALDGMISVKSDVYSFGVLLLETVSGRKMKGFYDADPNNNLLGHAWRLYKENKFLELVPEVIIESCNPSEVLRAIQIGLLCVQPHPDDRPSISLVVLMLSSEILLPEPKQPGFFTERTPISESDFSSNNLYELALSNRYSTAELGPRFC; encoded by the exons ATGAAAAGCATTTCTATCATTTCACTTTTCCTTACTTTGATCTTCTCGATCCTTGTGGTCACTGTCATCGCAGTTGACACAATAACTGTGAATCAGACCATCAGAGGACATAGAACTATTGAATCAGCTGGTGGTGTATTTACTCTGGGACTTTTTGGTTCTGGTAGTTCCCACAAGCGATACTTGGGTATTTGGTACACCAAAATAGTAAAAAGGACAGTAGTATGGGTTGCTAACAGAGAAACTGCACTACTTGATACTTCAGGGGTTCTAAGGCTAGATGCCAACGGAAGTTTGGTACTATCAGATGGTACAAATAAAGTAGCATGGGGAACAGGTCCATTTATCTGTACTATAAATCCGGTTGCACAATTATTGGATAATGGTAATCTTGTAGTCAGGTATGAGAATGATAGTAACCCTGAAAATTTCTTATGGCAAAGTTTTGATTACCCGACAGATAATATTTTACCAGGATCGAAGATTGGGCGAGACATGGAGAAAGGCCTGAACAGGTATTTGACATCCTGGAGAAGTTCCGATGATCCATCTCCGGGTAAATACAAGTTCAGAGTCAATACTGATGGATACCCCCAATTACTTGTATGGAAAAGTTCATCAGTTAAGGTGAGGTTCGGACCATGGGATGGTATACAGTTTAGCGGTGTAGTTTTAAATATACCAGAACTAAGTTTTGCAGCAAATTTTGTTTTCAATCCAAAGGAAATTTATGCTAGCTTCAAAGTTGACAATAATTCTACTCTTATGAGGATGATGTTAACACCAAATGGAGCTATACAAGTTCTAAGATGGATGGATCACACCCATAGTTGGAAACTTTATATGACTGAGCCACTGGATGCCTGTGGAAATTATGCATTATGTGGTGCATATGGTAGTTGTAACATTACTCAATCCCGGTTAGGATTAGGCGCATGTGGGTGCTTAAAGGGATTCAAGCCAAAGTTTACTGAAAGATGGAAACTAGGTGATTGGGCTGATGGATGTGTTCGTAAAACTCAGTTGAACTGTGGAAATGGAGATGGATTTGTAAAGTACACTGGTGTGAAGTTTCCTGATGCACGCCATTCATGGTTCAATCGAAGCATGACCCTCAAGGAATGTGAGAATGTATGCCTAAAAAATTGCAGTTGTACAGCTTATTCAAATATAGATATAAGACAAGGTGGAATCGGCTGTCTGTTATGGGTTGATGAGCTTGTCGACATCAGAGATTACGGTGCAAAAGGACTTGATCTTTACGTGAGAGTAGCTGCAGCAGATTTAG AGGAAAGTAAAAGCCCCTGGCAGAAAGTAATAGCAATTCCCATAGTTGTTATTTTACCAGTTTTTGTAGGGGTGGTAATATGCCTATTTATAAGGCGTTCGCTAAAGAAGAGAAAGCTAAGACGAAAAG CAATTTTGAGAATAATTCCTGAAAGTGATGCTAAATATGGAAAGGAAGAGGACGATATGGAATTACCAACACTTGATCTTATTAAGATTGTTGATGCAACCAATAGCTTCTCCCAGAATAATAAGATTGGAGAGGGAAGCTTTGGACTTGTTTACAAG GGCATCTTGGATGATGGGCAAGAGATAGCTGTAAAGAGGCTTTCAAAGGATTCAAGACAAGGACTAGGCGAGTTCAAGAATGAGGTTTCATATATAGCTAAACTTCAGCACCGAAACCTTGTGAGGCTTCTTGGATGCTGCATTGAGGAAGGGGAAATGCTGTTGATTTATGAATACATGCCTAACAACAGTTTAGGTTCTTTACTTTTTG ACAGAATGCTAAGTAAATCGTTGCAGTGGCCCCAACGCTACAATATTATAAATGGTATTGCTAGGGGGCTTCTCTATCTTCACCAGGATTCCAGAATAAGAGTCATACACAGAGATCTTAAAGCTGGAAACATATTACTTGATAATGAGATGAATCCAAAAATATCAGACTTTGGAATGGCTAGAAGCTTTGTAGGAAGTGAAAGGATCGCAAATACTACAAAAGTGGTCGGAACATT TGGCTACATGTCCCCTGAGTACGCTCTTGATGGAATGATCTCTGTCAAATCTGATGTCTATAGCTTTGGTGTACTACTGCTAGAAACAGTGAGTGGGAGAAAAATGAAAGGGTTTTATGATGCAGATCCCAACAATAACCTTCTTGGTCAT GCATGGAGACTCTACAAAGAAAATAAGTTTCTGGAATTAGTTCCCGAAGTGATCATAGAATCATGTAATCCGTCTGAAGTATTACGGGCAATACAAATTGGATTATTGTGTGTTCAACCACATCCAGATGACAGACCAAGCATATCACTTGTGGTTCTAATGCTGAGTAGTGAAATTTTACTTCCGGAGCCTAAACAACCTGGTTTTTTCACTGAAAGAACACCAATATCTGAATCAGATTTTTCATCTAACAATCTTTACGAATTAGCTTTGTCAAACAGATATAGTACTGCAGAGCTAGGCCCGCG ATTTTGTTGA